One Notolabrus celidotus isolate fNotCel1 chromosome 16, fNotCel1.pri, whole genome shotgun sequence DNA window includes the following coding sequences:
- the LOC117827798 gene encoding UPF0500 protein C1orf216 homolog isoform X1: MGEAQSRSVMLHQDQPLNSSYGGKGGSDNGSSPLGNRKGDKDGNFNFLPGKDDEVITGNKGGGGDENRNQVRPRNLGPLGRDPPNSSPSTGYHHNSSVMSPRSRLPCWSPLEPLPEIECGDDGFGRVPPDGAEEGRMEEEVRRVMMRSQDEEKHGKKREQQRRKGKGEEVKLDRDEWGDSESESEISYQSGGSMSSLNMDSAGEGMLMGGWDRIGVGEPKSPLNETAQTKTRGREPSGRLRSTQRKSLTNSNLGNLLEEGKEEPEEDEDDQSSDSESELPELVDAVWTLRDREHFKAQEMEKHQVQLTMYRRLALIRWVRTLQSRIQEQQNRLQSSFDVILTHRKELLRMGAAATVANTTPPAAVSQS; encoded by the coding sequence tgAGGCTCAGTCGAGGTCAGTGATGCTTCATCAGGACCAGCCTCTGAACTCGTCCTACGGGGGGAAAGGAGGCTCCGACAATGGCTCCTCCCCACTGGGAAACAGGAAGGGTGACAAAGATGGCAACTTCAACTTTCTGCCGGGCAAAGACGATGAAGTCATCACCGGaaacaaaggaggaggaggggatgagaaCCGGAACCAGGTGCGTCCTCGCAACTTAGGCCCACTCGGTCGGGATCCTCCAAACTCCTCGCCATCCACTGGGTATCACCACAACTCCAGCGTGATGTCACCGCGCTCACGTCTGCCCTGCTGGAGCCCGCTGGAGCCTCTGCCGGAAATCGAGTGTGGAGATGACGGATTCGGCAGAGTCCCTCCTGATGGAGCCGAGGAAggcaggatggaggaggaggtgaggagagtgatgatgaggagtcaggatgaggagaagcatgGAAAGAAAAGGGAGCAGCAAAGGAGGAAAGGCAAGGGAGAAGAGGTGAAGCTGGACAGGGACGAATGGGGCGACAGTGAGTCTGAATCAGAGATCAGCTACCAGTCCGGCGGCAGCATGTCCTCTCTCAACATGGACAGTGCAGGTGAAGGGATGCTGATGGGAGGCTGGGACCGAATCGGAGTTGGGGAACCAAAATCACCCCTAAATGAAACCGCCCAAACCAAAACCAGAGGTAGAGAACCATCCGGAAGACTCAGAAGCACCCAGCGCAAGTCTCTGACCAATAGCAACTTGGGGAATCTTCTTGAGGAGGGAAAAGAAGAGCCAGAAGAAGATGAGGACGACCAGTCCTCAGACTCCGAGAGTGAGCTACCAGAGCTGGTGGACGCCGTGTGGACGCTGCGTGACCGAGAGCACTTCAAAGCCCAGGAGATGGAGAAGCACCAGGTGCAGCTGACCATGTACCGCCGCCTGGCTCTGATCCGCTGGGTCCGCACCCTGCAGAGCCgcatccaggagcagcagaacCGCCTGCAGTCCAGCTTTGATGTCATCCTGACGCACAGGAAGGAGCTGTTGCGCATGGGGGCCGCCGCCACTGTAGCTAACACCACACCACCTGCTGCTGTCAGCCAATcataa
- the LOC117827798 gene encoding UPF0500 protein C1orf216 homolog isoform X2 — protein MLHQDQPLNSSYGGKGGSDNGSSPLGNRKGDKDGNFNFLPGKDDEVITGNKGGGGDENRNQVRPRNLGPLGRDPPNSSPSTGYHHNSSVMSPRSRLPCWSPLEPLPEIECGDDGFGRVPPDGAEEGRMEEEVRRVMMRSQDEEKHGKKREQQRRKGKGEEVKLDRDEWGDSESESEISYQSGGSMSSLNMDSAGEGMLMGGWDRIGVGEPKSPLNETAQTKTRGREPSGRLRSTQRKSLTNSNLGNLLEEGKEEPEEDEDDQSSDSESELPELVDAVWTLRDREHFKAQEMEKHQVQLTMYRRLALIRWVRTLQSRIQEQQNRLQSSFDVILTHRKELLRMGAAATVANTTPPAAVSQS, from the coding sequence ATGCTTCATCAGGACCAGCCTCTGAACTCGTCCTACGGGGGGAAAGGAGGCTCCGACAATGGCTCCTCCCCACTGGGAAACAGGAAGGGTGACAAAGATGGCAACTTCAACTTTCTGCCGGGCAAAGACGATGAAGTCATCACCGGaaacaaaggaggaggaggggatgagaaCCGGAACCAGGTGCGTCCTCGCAACTTAGGCCCACTCGGTCGGGATCCTCCAAACTCCTCGCCATCCACTGGGTATCACCACAACTCCAGCGTGATGTCACCGCGCTCACGTCTGCCCTGCTGGAGCCCGCTGGAGCCTCTGCCGGAAATCGAGTGTGGAGATGACGGATTCGGCAGAGTCCCTCCTGATGGAGCCGAGGAAggcaggatggaggaggaggtgaggagagtgatgatgaggagtcaggatgaggagaagcatgGAAAGAAAAGGGAGCAGCAAAGGAGGAAAGGCAAGGGAGAAGAGGTGAAGCTGGACAGGGACGAATGGGGCGACAGTGAGTCTGAATCAGAGATCAGCTACCAGTCCGGCGGCAGCATGTCCTCTCTCAACATGGACAGTGCAGGTGAAGGGATGCTGATGGGAGGCTGGGACCGAATCGGAGTTGGGGAACCAAAATCACCCCTAAATGAAACCGCCCAAACCAAAACCAGAGGTAGAGAACCATCCGGAAGACTCAGAAGCACCCAGCGCAAGTCTCTGACCAATAGCAACTTGGGGAATCTTCTTGAGGAGGGAAAAGAAGAGCCAGAAGAAGATGAGGACGACCAGTCCTCAGACTCCGAGAGTGAGCTACCAGAGCTGGTGGACGCCGTGTGGACGCTGCGTGACCGAGAGCACTTCAAAGCCCAGGAGATGGAGAAGCACCAGGTGCAGCTGACCATGTACCGCCGCCTGGCTCTGATCCGCTGGGTCCGCACCCTGCAGAGCCgcatccaggagcagcagaacCGCCTGCAGTCCAGCTTTGATGTCATCCTGACGCACAGGAAGGAGCTGTTGCGCATGGGGGCCGCCGCCACTGTAGCTAACACCACACCACCTGCTGCTGTCAGCCAATcataa
- the cdca5 gene encoding sororin yields the protein MRDSGGQFERYSGWCCGTRVVILLTFVKTNRRNGYLAGKTVTMDEKDSTNIMAENNGTQRRRSQRLSSPPQANIQSDNKMALLKRSITVRKIAPRKTVAPSENNKENTPRRSGSSEVTQKKPKVSTPDAIPVRGPSSSAKRKKKAAMPSPILPSSPPPASQPVVAAEDLVWSQKVRRSYSRLSDKSFNSPNSRETMFGFEKLTTPVVIREVRRSKPGLEVSGSLCGLNSFTSMLEAEDCASEVDTNIPGVVVVKEKRKRRKVQKINTVEVDALAAQMNAEFDEAEVFELVVE from the coding sequence ATGCGCGACTCGGGCGGGCAATTTGAGCGCTACAGCGGCTGGTGTTGTGGCACCCGCGTTGTGATATTACTGACATTTGTCAAGACAAACAGAAGGAACGGATACTTAGCTGGAAAGACGGTCACAATGGACGAAAAGGACTCTACAAACATAATGGCGGAAAATAATGGCACACAGCGAAGACGGTCACAGCGTTTGAGTTCTCCTCCGCAGGCTAACATTCAAAGTGACAACAAAATGGCGCTGCTCAAACGCTCCATCACTGTGAGGAAAATAGCACCCAGGAAAACTGTCGCACCGTCGGAGAACAACAAGGAAAACACACCGAGGCGCTCTGGGTCATCAGAAGTCACCCAGAAGAAGCCGAAGGTCTCCACCCCTGATGCTATTCCGGTTCGCGGACCCTCATCATCGGctaagaggaagaagaaggccGCTATGCCTTCACCGATCCTCCCATCTTCCCCACCACCAGCTTCCCAGCCGGTGGTGGCTGCAGAGGACTTGGTGTGGTCGCAGAAAGTGCGTCGCTCCTACAGCAGGCTCAGCGACAAGTCCTTCAACAGCCCCAACTCAAGAGAGACCATGTTCGGCTTTGAGAAGCTGACCACCCCGGTGGTGATCCGGGAGGTGCGGCGATCCAAACCGGGCCTGGAGGTTTCTGGATCTTTGTGTGGACTGAACTCTTTTACATCCATGCTCGAGGCGGAGGACTGTGCATCCGAGGTGGACACAAACATCCCTGGAGTGGTGGtggtgaaggagaagaggaagaggaggaaagtccAGAAGATAAACACCGTAGAGGTGGACGCTCTGGCTGCACAGATGAACGCAGAGTTTGATGAGGCAGAGGTGTTTGAATTGGTTGTGGAGTAG